AGATTGTGAAATTATTTATGTGGCAACATCTTTCCCACATACACATCAGTTTGGACTGTGATAGTTTAACAGTCACCACAAATGGTTTCCAGTGCTTTTATTTACAGAAGAAAGTGACTAGAATTCATGTTACTGTACACTTTgatattttccctttttataaATACCCATAGGGTAATAGGTCCTCAGTTGCTTTGAGTgcattataaaaacacacaaccctaATTAATGGTTAATGCGTCCTCTACTAACCATACAAAACAGAGAACAAAGTACCAGTTGTAACatagaaaataaagaacaaacCATGTTACAGAAAATACAtactcaaatatatatatacatatatatgtacatatatgtatatgtatatatgtggtCACAGGGAAACAGCAGAAAAGCTTGCGAcaaaacaaactcacacagtTGTTTTTGAGTCACAGCATTCAATCATTAAAAACACTATCCAAGATGAAGACACCTTCACACGCCGATCAAGGTCTCATGAGTTTCTATCTGTCACTCGTTAAGTTCTAGCTTTGTGCCACTGTTTGATACCGGTGTCCCAGGAGAACGTTAAGGCAGTGCAGTTCATCATTTATCTGCTGCAGTGAGTTCAGGACACGACGCTGCACAGGGCTGAGAAACCAGAGACAGGGGTGTCACTGAGATTGTACTGGTGTCAGTAACAGGTTACAACACACTGGTCCATCAGCCAGAGAGGTGACTGACCGACGGCTGGTTGGAGGATGTGCGCGGTGACTTGTGAGACCGACGAGGGCAGAGGTGTACATTCCTAAAAACAAAGGCACAGCTTGGCAGCAGCATTGCACTGTCAAAATGATTTTGCTGCAAGTTTTGACAATCTGTATGATTTAATAGTTTTCTTCCATCGCCTGCTGAAGAAACTTTTGACAAACACCGAGATCATCAGCGTGATTGACGGAATGAGTCTTTTCAAATTGTCTGTACGTCCACACCATGATTCCTTCGTGTACTTGATTGGAAGTGTCCAGAGACTTTGCATCCACCTGTGTGGCAGGTCTGGAGCTTGTACATAGCAAATCAGTGCTTGAAGGCTATTTAGCCCAGCCTGTGGTGGCCTCTCCATTGATATAGGCGAAGCCGGGGAAATGCTGCGAGTGTTCGTACTCTGAGTTCCTGCGTGGGCCCAGGGGGGAGTACATGTCCCCCGAGGTGGCATAGCGGGATGAATGCATAGGTGGGCTGGTGTAACAGCTGTTGGTCGGTGACACATCCGGCCAGCGAGAGGCCACAGGTGTGGGGTGCAACCGAGGAGTGCTGCCCATCAAGCAAGGCTCCATCCGAGACATCTGACCGTTGAGTTGGTACTgttgaggagaagaagaggaggagagacatgaGTGGAATAAAAGCCATCACACTCCAACGTTTTTAACTTgtaaactgaaacacaaatttTCTCAGATCACTTAGAGAAGACATAAGTCCCGTGTCCTCCAAGCTACAGTCCTGTTCATATTATATGTGAATCTGTGATAACCATGTAACGTCGGGTGTGAACTGACCCTGCCACCAATCATTTCCTCTCAGGATAATTGCTTTACAAGTTTTAGCAGACTGGACAAAATAGAAAATTAGGCCACTTAAGTAAATTAGACATTAGCTGGAAAACTGGTCTTcctgtgttattgttgttgcccTTGGTGCCTGACCACAAACACCAGCTGAGGAAATCTGCGTGTTGACTGAAATATTTTCGGACAGATGTGGATCCGACAAAGTTTTCTATTGGTGTCAGCTCCATCGCCAACCTCTCGTACGCACAAAGCTCCGGCATTGTGCCCGATTTAAGCTCAgacagtctttaaaaaaaaaaaaaaaaggaagttagacccttttcccttttctcacTAAATATAAACACGACAGTCGAATCCATTATGGGCGACCACGGCATGGAAAAAGACAGTCACTGCAGGTCAGAGAGCAGGACAGACGCCTCAGCTGCCTCTTGTTCACAGGCAGAAAAGAAACCATTGAAtaacaatattttaataaacGCCCCCTTGCCCCGCTCTTTGGCGACTGGCTCAAACAGATGAAGAGACTATTgagagctggagagaggagTGACAGAGCAGGGCCCCTCTCTGCCCCGGCCGGGCCACCTTTCACTTCCCTGCTTCCGCTGTGTGGAGAGGCTGATTCTGGGACTTTAAGAAACACGCTGAGCGCTGAGGCCCCTgtcggaccccccccccccccaccgtacGAGCAGTTGAGGCTCGAGGACCCTTAACAGGAAATTACCAGCAAAAGAGTAAACTCTCAGCAGCCGGGACATTAGCTGGAACACCACCGACTCGTCAAAACAACACCTCACTCAAGTGTAGGTCTGCCTTCACAGGACAGTTCAGAGACAGGCTGATGATATTCTCATTCAAAAATCAACTGCACATGAGCTGCTAGTGTGCAAATAAGGAGTACTTTATTATATATGAATTAAATAGGCATAACTTTATAAATACTGTATCCTGACATGTATTACAGGGCATAGTTATACTCTCAGGCTTCCAGAACATCTTCTTCTTATTATCAACTACAAAGCTAATTAAACCATCCCAAAATGTTATAATTATAACATAATATTCTGCAAATATGCATGATTTTGCATAATGTGTACTTCAGTTTTTAATTTAGCTGATTGCTAACTTAATATCTTCAGTTTAGGTACTCTCTTAGCAATGATGAGTAACTTATAAAACTTTTCATTTAACTTAATAGAgtgaatatatattatatgatatatAAACAGTTTAGTTGCCTGAATTGTTTCATCTATATTTGTGATTTACGTTTTAAAAACTCGGGCCTACATTAATGGGTTAATTCATTTCAATTAGCAAATTCACTGACTGATTGTTATTGGATGGTCTTTGTGGTGGTGGACACTGACCTGTGCAGATGAGCGGTGGTAGGCGGAGTAGTGGAGGGGGGCGGGGAGCGCCGGCTCATGGGCCAGACTCGGGTACTGGCTCTGGATAGAGTGAGGATGCTGGTTGGCGTAGCTGCCGTAGTTGTAGCTACCAGTATACCTACAATACAGACAGCAATACGTTAAAAGAAAGTATTCAACAAAATGTGCTAGTTAAGTTACTAGTTTACTAAGCGTACGAAAACTTAACATAATCGTGAAAATCATGTAATTACCCATGCTCCTCTCTGTGGGTGTACACTGGCAACCGGTGtgcggaggagggaggagggacggGAGCGCTGTTCCTCATACAGGACAGCTGCTGTCCGGCCTCTGGAGCGGAGCCGCCGGCTGTTGTCACTGTGTATGTAAGGGACCAGGTATATGACTGAACAGCGCCTGGTAGacatatatagacacagagacaaatgtGTTGGCGCAGAGAACCTATGCTCAGTGAACCCTGTTAtaccctgcgtgtgtgtgtgtgtgtgtgtgtgtgtgtgtgtgtgtgtgtgtgtgtgtgtgtgtgtgtgactgatgcCTGCCTCACCTGTGGTGGTAGGGACTCCGGTGTACTCTGGAGACACGGCCGCTGTGggggagctggtggaggagacGCCCACAGAGTGGACGGAGCGAGCAGGGGAGAAGGATCCTGGGGACGGGGAGGTGGGAGTGGTTTCTTTCACCGGgaactcctcctctctctctgctgaaggTGAGAAAAGACGACATTTTAATACAAGAGGCGGTGTTTGGTGTTAAAGAGCCAAAATAAATCTAGTTACTCTGAGAGGTTCAAACTCTTTGTGTTCATCAGTGAAACATGTTTGGATTGTAACTCAATGACATGAGaataattcaataattcaaGTTTCCTATTTTTCTATTCTTGCTCTTCTTGTTGAAGGTATATTACATTCGACTTATTAAACTATTCTATATCTATTAGTCAACAAACCCATAattcctttttttggggggggggtctttctaATCTGCAATTATGCCCCATAATTGTCAAGTAAAATAAATACTAGGACATTTGAAGCTGTAaagattttattatatattattttatttttattatttattatattgttgATTACGTTGAATATAAACCAGTAAACATTTTAACCGACAATTATTTCAAGTCATTTCTCAATTAgttttttgccttgtgaaaTGTAACctgtaaaagaaaaaggggaaaatatATATCACAATTTCCTAAGCCCAAGCTGATGGCTTCACACTAAACAAGCGTATATAATTCAAACAATATAAACCCAACAAACTACTACATAGCACGTTTTCGCAGACAACCTGTTGTGCGTGCAGCGGCCTCACCTGTGCTGCCCTCACTCTTCATGGCCCTCATGAGGTCGTTGGCTCTCTCCTGGCAGTGCAGCGACTCCAGCAGGTAAAGAACATAATCATCGAACATGAGGTGGATCAGGTGGAAGGAgcctggacacaaacacacaggacaagTGTTATTCATCAGAAACAGCTTTGACCTCATCAGGTTAAAGAAGTGACTCGGTGACAGGGAGTGAGGCTCAGTTGAAAAAGATGCCAGTGGAAGACATTAATGATGACGACCATAAAGATGTTTCTAAAAGCATCTATTTGATGACTTCACATCCTGCACACTGACAGCACGGCCCCTGTTATTAGAAGGAAGCAAGTGCGCTGGTTTCCATGTACCGACCCAGGGCCAGAAATATGTCAGCTGACCCCGGGGTCGCACGGAAGACGAGACCCTGGCCTGTGAGGGAGTGTCACAATTGTGTCATTGTGCCGGTCGCTGCCGCCACCACCGTGCGCATAATAAACACTTGTGGCTATTTAGGGGGGAGCAGGGTATAATACTGACCGGTCGTAAAATGGAAAAGACAGGCAAACACATCATGTGCACGGTGGCGGGGGGTCGGCTTTTGTTAATTAGCTGTTTGTGCACGGAGACCTGCTCTATCAAAACACCGCAACCAGCTGTGTCTTTGATATTCACAGACACGGCCAAAGACACAAGTACAGGAAAGAGCAGccatttgcttttctttcattttcactgCTTTTCACTTGGTGCAAACCTCGGCCGCCCACAACAAGCACCGGCAATTTGCAGAGTGATTTACTTGTTCGTCCTATTTGAGAATCTTGAAATGTTTACATGGTGAAGCTGAAAGTTTAAACCAGTTTCACTCATCAGTGGTGATATATGACAAACGCAATTTGGGCTTggaaagtgctatataaataaaatgtattatcattACTTTAGAAATATGAGTTTAATCCACTCGCTCTTTTCATGGACATCCCTGGTTAAGagttattaaatttaaattaaatttccaAATTTTGCTCAATTGGTTAAAGTGTAAAATGCTCAGTGCAAATTCTTCTAAGTGTTCATTGATCCTTATGTGGAGCagaattaaattgaatttccCTCCTGCTGCAGGGATGATGACAAAGCATTAGTTGCTCACCGAAGCTGGGCGCGCTGTGGAGGGTCATATCCCGGATCACTCTGGTACCGAAACACGACCACATCAGCAGGAACTGCTGGGCCACCTTCTTCAGGCAGCCGGGCCTCTTCCCTGCCACCTAGAGAGAAGATTTCCATGAGAAAAGAGGGGGAAGGGTCGGGACGCCGGGGTAGAATTAACCCCCGGGTCCGTATTGGGGCTTAACCCTTAGGAACGAAAAACATGTCAACAAGTCAACTATTTAATTTGCCCCCGGGGACACGCCTTCCCATTGAACTATTGTCTGGGCAGTCCAAGACGTTGCCAGGGCGACCACATTTTACAAGCCCATATCTGGCCATAATGGACGCAAATGGGAAGCTTGAAGACATCATTAACTGGGAGGATTGCAGGCTAAGTGCCTGTGTGTAAAAAGACACGCAGCAACGAGTGGCTTTGAGCCGCAGGTGTCTTTTTAAGGGCAAAGTGATCTGCTGtgcaaatactttaaacatttatcTGAAGTCACTTCTCAGAATCTGTTTAAATCTGCGGGACTTGACCTTAACACATTGacttttttcaaaaatgtgcTGAGTCAGTGCACGTTTAAAGAGCAGTATTTTCTGTCTGACCTTGACGACACAGCGGTCCACCATGGTGTCCAGCCACTCGATGTACGCCTCGATCGGGGACTGCTCCTCCAGCAGGCGGTCGAACTCCTGATACACTGTGACAGGAGGCAGAACGTCAGGTTACGTAGGATTCAACATCACCCGAGACTAAAACAAACGTGTCCCTACGACAGCTTCTGCGTATCTGTGACCCCTGATCCCATCAGGACTGATGACTGGAGATGCTCCGCAGGGTGTTTCAGAGCAGAGGGAACCTTTTTAACCTTTAGCTCTCCATCATTACAGCTTTGACTCTGCCGGTCGTGGGAATGATTGTCACTCGGTGGGTTGTTTGCGTGAAGGTAAAGTGTAACTGTGTGTGCGGCTGGAAGTGTTCGAGTGGAGTCAGTTTAGCTGCATAGACTTACAATGGATAATGAGCTGCCTGTGCTCCTCTTGTGAGTCCTCCATGGTGTAAAGTGTCTGCTTGGTGATGCTGTTCAAGTCCACATTCCTCCAGTCCTCCAGCATTTGAAAGGTGATGTCGGAGCTGTTTATCACAGTCCGCGACGCCTTGGGGACAGATGCATCAACAATATTACTCACACGAGCAGACACCCGTTTCACTTATCAGCCGCGATCAGCCCTTCATATGGATtttattaaaagagaaaaagcatTCAGAGCCCGACACATACCTGACAGAGATGGTTTAACGATGTTTGTCGCTTTAGAATCTGAGAAAATCTCCTCGATACTGGcaacaaaaaaataagagaGTGGTTACTCCTGTGAATAATCAATTATTTCATCATGCATTCATTTTTTGTAGAATGCGTGTTTTTAAGATGTTACCAGTGGATTGATACTTACATTCGAATTTGATGTTTCTCAGGTTTTCAGGAAGGTCATGAAGTGCTATTTTAAGCCACTCATCGAGCTGTTTGGCAAATTTTCGAATAACCTGAGTCAAACTGTGaatgagagaaaacagaaacatggaAATCTATTAAAAACGCAGtaagtggaaaagaaaaaggacaaatCCTCACGTTTTGGAGGCTGGAAACATGGCGGAATATTAATTATGACTAATAATGGCTTTATTGAAAAATCATTTGAACAATTGAGTTTTTCCACTGGTTAATTGTTTTATTCACTCCTTATTTCAAACTCAAATATAATAATTGTGCTTAAAAATCCAGAACTGAATTAAAAGCTGACgagttttttaaagttttgttttctccAAACTTTCCAAACTCGATTCAAAATGTTTCTGCAattcttaaatattttttcttgaaaAGTGGATCTTtcctgtgaaatgattaaacacCCTACTCAAGACAGAGGGTCgtttaatacaattttaaaatgtatgGAGATCATTAGACAAACTGCAGATTTGCAAAAAATAAAGGTCTGTAGTCAAGTGGAGGCTCCAACCCGACTCACCTGTCAGGCAGTGCTTGCAGGACGGTGGGCATCAGCACCCCAGAGATGGCCTTATAGAGGATGGAGTCACAGACACCGACTATGTTCACCACCGTGGCGGAGCCGAGGACAGGGAGCATGTGGGGGGGCATGCCCTGCCAGAAGTGCAGCAGGAAGCTTTGGACCTGCacgcaaaaaacacacacaccatgacgTTACACACAAAGAGTTACACAAAGTCAAACTTTCTGCAAAagaaagtttgatttaaaataaacaagggTTAGAAGAGACGCCTTGCCTCGTCGAAGTTGGCTCGGATCACAGTGTCCAGTATCCTCTGACAGTGCGTTCTGTACATCATGATGAAGGTTGACACCTGTgggcaacaacacaacattcatcTAATTGCCTCACACACTTAATagcctttttctctctcttttggtGGAAAACCAGGGTACAACAACAAGAGAATAAATCTTAAACAAAGCATGTGAACCAATAAATACACGTAACAGGTCTAGGCTGGAGCGGAGTAATATAAAACGAGCTTTAGAGATCAGCAAAacacaaaccatttaaaatcaTGGCCCCTCTTTAAAAGCTGGACAGCTAGTGCCTGTCCTTTGTCATTGCTAGATCTTATTATCTCCCCCAAAAGATTAAGAGTTAGTGAGGAGCCAGCATATAAATCCTCGGGGTCCTTCTCTAAACGCAGACCAAGTGGAAATCCAGATAAAAGAGCCAGAGGGGGCGCAGAGATGGCAGGGAGAGGTGGGATGAGAGGggcgagtgggtgtgtgtgtgtgtgtgggggggggctgtaagGATGGACTTTTAAAACTCCTGTTTACCCTCTCCTCTGGCAGGCTGGCGGGCAAATTTAGGTCTTTGACATTTGGAAACTCTGGCAGGAGCGTCCCCAGCTTGGAGCGCGGTGAATACGCCACTGTCTGCTTGGTGACCTCTTTCTTCCCCGTCTCGTTCACCCACGCCGCTCCCTTCTTGGAGTACATCACATCATAGTACTGAGAGGACTCCTTCACTGCGATGCCGTAGTAGTGGTACCtgcggagaggaggagacgcggGTTATTCTTCCCCAGTCGAGTACGAGTAACACTACTATCGACaactgtgaaagaaaaaaatcagcTTTTTGTATAAATTACAACTGTTTCGTAAAATGTCTTCTATCAGATCATTCTCATAAATCTATTCTCACCTGTGCTACAATTTTAAATCTTTACTTGTATCAAACTCAACATTAATCTGCTTTGTACCAGATAGATTTGTATAGATTTTCAGTAAactggaaaaatacattttcctttaTGTTTAGAGATTTTTCGTGTTTTTCTATTCATGattctttgtatttttgtgtttagaTTTCTTTAGGACAAAAGCCAAACTAGACCAACTCACTTGGACTGCCCTCTCGTCCCCAGTCTTCTGGTAGTTAACGCTGGAAACTGTTGCCTTATGATCTGTGGATGTGGGAGAGAAACAGTTCATTTACATCAGATTAATCTGAGCCTTTTACATTAATTCATAAAAAttaagtgaaaaagaaagtcaaaTGAAGTCAATAGCATCTTTATAAAATATAGACTTGTGTACTTTTGACTCGGTGGATAGTAGAAATCTATGCGTCAGTAACAGTATGTATTAATGAACAGAAAAATATGTACACATAAAGTATACTCTGTAATACTCTGTACTTGTTCATTCAGTTCCTTATGATAAAGTGTTTAATAAAGTTTGTCagcagaacaacacaaacatctcatcaCTGTGTCCACTGGGAGGTCTGggaggaaaataaaagctttgagAACCATCCATTTATGACATCCAGGGgtattactatttttttttttctatatcaACAGTCTCCCCTCATCCATCCCCTCTCCCTcgcgctctctttctctcccccactccctccttcttcctctcctcgctTTTTGTCCAAAGAGATTGGATCCTTGGTCCAGCTCCTGGTGCAGAAACTTTAGCAAACAGTGTAGCTCTCCATTGTGTGGGATGAAAAAAGAGGCCAAGCTGTGAA
Above is a genomic segment from Pleuronectes platessa chromosome 7, fPlePla1.1, whole genome shotgun sequence containing:
- the rfx4 gene encoding transcription factor RFX4, translating into MHCGLLEEPDMDSTESWIERCLNESESKRYSSHTSLGNMSNDEQEEKENNRASKPHSTPATLEWLEENYEIAEGVCIPRSALYMHYLDFSEKQDTQPVNAASFGKIIRQQFPALTTRRLGTRGQSKYHYYGIAVKESSQYYDVMYSKKGAAWVNETGKKEVTKQTVAYSPRSKLGTLLPEFPNVKDLNLPASLPEERVSTFIMMYRTHCQRILDTVIRANFDEVQSFLLHFWQGMPPHMLPVLGSATVVNIVGVCDSILYKAISGVLMPTVLQALPDSLTQVIRKFAKQLDEWLKIALHDLPENLRNIKFELSRRFSQILKRQTSLNHLCQASRTVINSSDITFQMLEDWRNVDLNSITKQTLYTMEDSQEEHRQLIIHLYQEFDRLLEEQSPIEAYIEWLDTMVDRCVVKVAGKRPGCLKKVAQQFLLMWSCFGTRVIRDMTLHSAPSFGSFHLIHLMFDDYVLYLLESLHCQERANDLMRAMKSEGSTAEREEEFPVKETTPTSPSPGSFSPARSVHSVGVSSTSSPTAAVSPEYTGVPTTTGAVQSYTWSLTYTVTTAGGSAPEAGQQLSCMRNSAPVPPPSSAHRLPVYTHREEHGYTGSYNYGSYANQHPHSIQSQYPSLAHEPALPAPLHYSAYHRSSAQYQLNGQMSRMEPCLMGSTPRLHPTPVASRWPDVSPTNSCYTSPPMHSSRYATSGDMYSPLGPRRNSEYEHSQHFPGFAYINGEATTGWAK